Within Coregonus clupeaformis isolate EN_2021a chromosome 20, ASM2061545v1, whole genome shotgun sequence, the genomic segment caatttccaaacacctgaaggtaccacgttcatctgtacaaacaatagtacgcaagtataaacaccatgggaccacacagccgtcataccgctcaggaaggagacgcgttcggtctcatagagatgaacgtactttggtgcgaaaagtgaaaatcaattccagaacaacagcaaaggaccttgtgaagatgctggaggaaacaggtacaaaagtatctatatccacagtaaaacgagtcctatatcgacataacctgaaaggccaccataaaaaagccagactatggtttgcaactgcacatggggacaaagatcgtactttttggagaaatgtcctctggtctgatgaaacaaaaatataactgtttggccaaaatgaccatcgttatgtttggagggaaaagggggttgcttgcaagccgaagaacaccatcccaaccgtgaagcacggtggtggcagcatcatgctgtgggggtgctttgctgcaggagggtctggtgcacttcacaaaatagatggcatcatgaggaaggaaaattatgtggatatattgaagcaacatctcaagacatcagtcaggaagttaaagcttggtcgcaaatgggtcttccaaatggacaatgaccccaagcatacttccaaagttgtggcaaaatggcttaaggacaacaaagtcaaggtattggaatggccatcacaaagccctgacctcaatcctatagaacatttgtgggcagaactgaaaaagtgtgtgcgagcaaggaggcctacaaacctgactaagttacaccagctctgtcaggaggaatgggccaaaattcacccaacttaatgtggaaggctacccgaaacgtttgacctaagttaaacaatttaaaggcaatgctaccaaatactaattgagtgtatgtaaacttctgacccactgggaatgtgatgaaagaaataaaagctgaaagaaataattctctctactattattctgacatttcacattcttaaaataaagtggtgatcctaactgacttaagacagggaatctttactaggattaaatgtcaggaattgtgaaagactgagtttaaatgtatttggccaaggtgtatgtaaacttccgacttcaactgtaacttaaAAGCATggctgacatgtattggggtgcacaatcgtggattgatttaaaaacccatcttaaaattaattctaaaactcacaggcagccagtgcagagaccttaaaaccgatgtaatgtgtgctctccgtctggtctacgtctgtacccgtgctgcagcattctgtatgttttgtagttgaccaatggctttctttggtagaccagacaggagggcattacagtagtcaagcctgcttgtaataaaagcatggattagtCTCTCTGtttcagcctgagagagaaatgtccgcaccttggcaatgttcctcaggtggtaaaaagctattttggtcacattcctaatgtgtgattcgaaattgagttcagaatctaaaacaacacctaggttttttaacctggtgttttatctttgttgcctgtgaattaaaatgtgcggccagattctctctctgtgctttggctccaacaataaatacctcggtcttgtcttgatttagctttaggaagttgtgagccatccaagtatttaaatcactaatacaatCTAATAATTCATCcatggagctaaaatcctctagtgacacagaaatgtaaagttgtgtatcgtctgaGTAGCAGtaaaaatcaatgctgtgctttctgataacgctgccaaggggtaacatatataaactgaacagtaccggacccaTGATACTCCATGATATATTCTGATCAACTGGCTTGTTCTTGTGTAATCAGATAATATACCTGGCCATTACAACAGATCAAAGATTTTTGACCACATTCGTAGTTACTGTGTTTTGCCATTGTAGGGGAGTATAGGGCTGCTGATACTATACTGCCCATAGAACAAGGTcatagtgacacacacacacacacacacacacacacacacacacacacacacacacacacatacacaggtttACACATAGCCGGTCCAATTAATCCAGCCAACAACAGAAAGGGTTAATTAATCAGAAGGAGTGAGAGATTTGCATGTTTCTCATTCATTTCTTTGTTCTGTACAGGACACCTACAGATTACACAGCTCTGCCAAATTGCCATGTATACAAACGTGAGTAAATCACAACAAGTATATGTGGCCCCTTTCCTTCCCTTCCACTCAGTCTCATTGCCCCTGTAGATGACTTTCATTAGTAATGAGCAGGACACAGGAGGAGATAAAGGAGGAGGAACAGAGACACGGCCAAATGTCTGCTGCCTTGATTAATATACATACCTAATTCTGTTCTTTTATATACGGCCGGCAAATTAAAAGAGCTAGCCACTTCATTCCGCTGCTCCGTGTTTCCATTAGCCAGAGTGTGGGGAAAGGGGAGGCCCAGGTTAGGGATGACGCTGGTGGCAGCCTGGCTGTGTAAATTAGTGGGCGTGTCCCGGGGCTTGATCAGTACAGTATGTAGAGTATTCATCAAGAGGCAattcctccctcacacacaccctggaTGCTTTTAATTGCTCCTGGTAAAGTAACTTTAGGAGGCGTTACAGGGTGGGACATGAAGAGGCATCCTTTGCTTTGCCAGGGGTCCTTCATTATTTTAGTTTGCTtcattgcgtgtgtgtgtgtgtgtgtgtgagagagtgagagaaagagagagagagagacaggctgtcGGGATCAATTTAATTTTTTGGTGCAGATGCACAACTGTTGGGGGTGTGTTACATGTGTATGTGTTGGGAGGGAAATTGCCCAAATTGGGAGGGAAATTGCCCACAGACACCAGCAACAAGTTTAGTGGTCCTGACCTATGGGGACAGATTCATTACGAGAGGGAGGATCCAAGGACAAAGCACTGCCCTAACAATAGAGACCATGCCTTCAGTAGCACAGCAGAGGTGCAATAGCAAAGGTGgcctatgtggtcctctgtagctcaattggtagagcatggcgcttgtaacgccagggtagtgagtttgatctccgggaccacccgtatgtaaaaatatatgcacgcatgactgtaagtcgctttggataaaagcgtctgctaaatggcatattattattattgtattaggTCTGAGAGCGGAGTTCCATTTGAAGGACTGTGTGACAGTGTAAATACTGCAGCACTGAATGGCGCTTGCTTGGTAGGACACAGATGTTTACAGGCTATATACGTTCCTGTAGGGATTTACCCGGACAGGTCAAATGGCCAGAAAACACCCCTGGAAAACTCCTGCCCCTGATGAAAGAGTAAAGTTTCAGTGGACCTTATTTAAAAAATCACCACTTATATTCAAAAAGAAAAGTATACATTTGAGTTAAGGTGCAAATCCAGGTGTGAAAATCATAATGAGCAGACGAAAGTGAAGTAATAGGGCAAAAAAAGAAAGACCTTGATTTTTCATCAGTGCGCAGGCTGGTACTGGTGTCAATGTTATCTGTGGTATGGATGTCCCCATCCTTCCCTCCCCCACCTCAGCCCATCTgtgcccaccagcctcctctactcAGAGCCCAGTGCAAATTAGGTCTGATTTTAATAACCCAAGGGGAGGGACTGTTGCATTGTTTTACTAATAGGGAGGAGGGGTATTTGTTGAGAGTTAATTTAATAGATTGCTTTGAAGACtaagtatgtgtgcgtgtgtgtgtttaccaacATGTGGTGGTTGTGTGGGTGTTGCGCATCTCTATAAAATTGAGAGGGTTGAGTGTTGCTCCAAGACACTTGTGCAGAGCCATGCTTTGCGACGGACCATTGTCAGGAGAGAGCCTACTGAATCCAGCTCAGACAGAATTCCACTCACTGGGGACGGTTGATGTCTTGTCAGAATACACCCTGATGTTACCGGAAGAAACCTTGGAGGACCACAGCAATACCAGCAAATGTGAGTTTGATAAACGTGTTGTAATTTACATAATCATAAAAAGTGCATAGGTTTATAATGTATCATGTACACATAATTATGTTTTATCATAATCATTGTCTTACGGTTGAGGTTAAAGTTTTGGTTGCTATAATTGGTTTTGAATACATCAGATTTAGTATTTACCTCATTCTTTATTAATACAAATAATGTTGCTAGATAAAACCTGTAACCTAAACACACAGTGAGATAAGAACGTTTTTGCTGAGAAATATAAAGATTAAACGTTTAATGTTCCCACATTGACTTCTTTTTGATTactgtaatatttttttttttaaacatataaGTCTCTTATCATGAACAAGCTGTAAGAAAGACTAAAACTTCACAATGTTCATGTTGATGTCATGCAAAGGTAATTTTCAGCACAGTATTACCTGTAATTCCAGTGGGGCCAGGGTGCAATGAGGAGTCATGTCCACAGGGGGCAGTATGGCCCTGCGCTGGCTGTGGAGAGTCCATCAGAGACCCTGTGGTGCTACAGGTAGGGTCAGACCAGCAGTGGCATTCAGGGTGCCTGTACTGTGATGAGTGCCACTGTCCCCTGGGAGAGAGTGTCAGCTGCTTCCTGAGGGATGGGAGGACCTTGTGTAGGACAGATTATGCGCGGTGAGTCAGCAGCTTTGGTGGGACAGTAGAGAAGTTGTAGCGATAAAGATGAACATGTAAAGTCAACTTTGTGTGTATATTATGTATGCATTTTTTAACTCTTTGAACGTGTTTgttgatgctgtgtgtgtgtgtgtttgtgtgtgtgtgtgtgtgtgtgtatgtgaacagCTTCCAACCTTTAGTTTTGTAGTTTTTAACCATGAATGTCTTTGTCATTGTTTTGTGTGTTAGACTATTTGCAGAGAAGTGTGGAGGCTGCGGGGAGGCAGTACTGTCCTCTGACCTGGTTGTGAGGGCAGGAAGACAGAACTATCACCCTGACTGTCTGCAATGCTCGCTCTGTGGTGCATTACTCATGCCTGGGGATAGCTTCACCCTGGGGCCAGGAGGACCATGCTGCCAGGCAGAGCACACGATGCCAGAGC encodes:
- the LOC121532707 gene encoding insulin gene enhancer protein ISL-2B-like, which produces MLCDGPLSGESLLNPAQTEFHSLGTVDVLSEYTLMLPEETLEDHSNTSKLGPGCNEESCPQGAVWPCAGCGESIRDPVVLQVGSDQQWHSGCLYCDECHCPLGESVSCFLRDGRTLCRTDYARLFAEKCGGCGEAVLSSDLVVRAGRQNYHPDCLQCSLCGALLMPGDSFTLGPGGPCCQAEHTMPEQQIQKADTLKIRKGSGRRGGVCERMWLDRGRSRGVRVRTVLSDTQLKALCSCYSQTPRPDAAVKLRLSQLTGLNKRVIRVWFQNKRCKDKKSHAKKRGRPVSDLDFTALLCAAARPMVVLSPEPPDFALQIYVYESSWQPLDGQIKLSADHDELTLTHISQSTCFSEDLGSPQQQSDEHSVTILTI